ACTCTGTGGCATGAGAGATAacattttgtttaaaaaatgaggagGAAtgaattttcctaaaaatatcAAAGAATTTTGACCCAACCAAATTGTCCATATGGTATATGCAAAAATGATGTTCCATGGGACATAACATAAAGGGTAACTAAGTTTGGAATTAAGCCTACACCAATCATGTAACTCAAGACTGAAAAAGTCCCAAAATAAGTAAATGCCCCGAGAAGGAAAACCAAATATGACAGTCAAAATGGCAGTCATGCAAAACATGAATTAGTGTTTCAAGCTCATTGCAACGAAGGCACACTTGGTCGCTTAGAGCAGCATGTGAGAAATTGATTGATTTGGTGGGAATTCGGTGATGCGTACATTTCCATACAAAAAGTTGAATTTTGGGAGGTATTTTGAGTTTCCAAATCCATGACCAAGTTGTTGAGGGCCGCCCTATAATCTTAATGGAATTAGGTAGAAGATAATGATAGGCGGATTTGACGGAAAAAGCACCCCCGTGATAGTCCCAGACATGGTCATTTGTTAGAGTATTCGAAGAACAATGAATGGGTAATGGCTGAGCATAAATAAATTGGGTGATTGTCCAAGGTAATATCATGCTAAGAGGTGTAAAATCCCATTGGTGATTGTTAGTGATCAAACTAGCTACCTTAATCTCCTTCTCATGGGGAAGTAAAGGGCCATAAATGAGACCTTGGATCGGTCCCAGAGGCAGCCAATGGTCTGTCCAAAAATTTATGTTACTACCATTACGAATAATCCATCGTAGACCACCGTGAAAGAGATTCCTCCCCCGCAATAGGGCCTTCCACGAGTGGGATCCAGTATGCGAAGTAGTCTGTAAGAAGGTAGTTGTTCGGTAATGCTTTTGGGATAGAAATCCCTAATGGACTTGTCTATGTTACTCATAATGCTCTTAGGAAGGAcaattgtttgtatttgataaTAAGTAGGGGGGAAAGGACAGATTTAATCAATATTAGCCTACCTGCCTATAAGAGATGTTTCGATTGCCAGGAGTGTATGCGTGTGTGTATTTTATCCAATAAATTTTGGAAATCCAGAGACGATTTTCGTTTAGTAAGCAGAGGCATACCTAAATATTTGCCAAGATCTTGGACAACAAGCATGTTAGTGAATGAAGAGATCCTACACTGGGTCTCCGAAGGAGTGTTCCGTGAGAAGAATAGTTTAGACTTAGAAGCACTGCAAATTTGGCCCAACACCTcgcaaaatttgttttgtttgctcTCTTCTACAATGGTATCAAAAAAGTTGGCATGCACATTATCCTCCacaaattatcattttatttattaccataaaattattattattattattattattattattattattattattattattattattattattattgtaacaGTGAGAAATAAGTTAATCAAAAAGATATTGTAACAGTGAGAAAGTAGTTAATCAACTTTTTGACTTAAAAGAAGACTGTACTGTTTTTCTATCATAATGAATTTGTTTAGAGATGGGAAGTCAAATCTAATTATGATATCCAATGCGCAAACAAAAAAAGCCTACGTCATAGAACTGAATGAGAAAAAATGCTTCTTCTATTCCTTCATGGTTTAAGAactggttaaaaaaaatacaagtgttaGTCCTCAGGTCTAGTCCGAGGTTTGGGTTACAAATTGACaaactcttttctctctctctctccttttcccTCCCCCCTACATCTGGATCTTCCTCTTACTTTTATATCTAGCTACAACTTATCTGAATCTTACATTCGGAGGGCTGAGATTGCACTCCTAGAGCCCTTGTCCCATCCAGAACAGACTAGCAAGTTTTACCCTGCATCATTAGATGTGACACCTAAGAGAGACCTCGCCAAAAagtgcctctcaaaaaagagtaatttttttagtactttttagGGCACCTTTCTTTTTGAGTAAATAGTGtgaagtcgccacttatttttttatatacaaaaaataagaaaaactaaataaaaaatacatgactAAATTGCttcatttcattgattgaataaaaggatacatatttggaaaattgaaaattacacgACTTTGGGTCCttgttacaaactaccaaataattacatggcATTTTgttctagttacaatctacccaaaataaaagaacaaagacAAGGCATAGATCTACCCACCCAAAAGAACTAATCaaaggctaggttacggaatgggaaggtgttaggcacctattCTGCCCAGAcaaagtctggtcttctaggCTCTTATGACCAATGTACCTTTTTATGCATgctatgaatgatatgttgtaTATATGgacaaaactaaatcacacaaatttatttatgaatgaatcatcttcttgtttaaaaaaattcaaatctgttttagtaataaaacaaagtcttttggtttgttaaaaattcatatctgtttttgagaaattaaaaaaaaatgatttggagttttgtaaaagatcaaatttgttttgtgatgataagaaaaatggtttttgataacaaaaaacaaaatcagatCCATTTTTACATGttcaaaaaatatgaatttttttttttaaagagaatttcatttataacataaatttatgctatatgaaccaaacaaaacaaacataaacacaattaggcataatctttttctttgtttcaaaatctgcatatgttaaaaaaatcaaatctgtatctaagaaagatacaaatcaatttttaagttaaaaaagaaactcagatctgcatctaaggaagatgcagatccatttttttttgaagaaacaaATCCAGATCTACATGTAAGAAAGATGCAAATccattttttattgagaaaaattcagatttgcatctaagaaagatgtagatccctttttgattaaaaaaattcagatctacatctaagaaagatgtagatttgtttttaattaagaaaaagaatcgGTTATATGCAGattattgaaattaagaaagagaacataacaactatatataaaaaatcaagatcatgctttaaacaaaataatgattaaaaatttatcttatggataaagaaaaacatgtaccatcataaaagagaaaaacataaagaaaaggaaaagggtgattgaaaacaacctcttgcatggagcacTGCTTGTTCttgaaatgatattttaaagttcaaagaaatttatttaattatcttaGAAACCTAAAAATCCTAATTTCAAATAGGGGATTAGCAAATATGAGCAATTGGAGAGTCTAAAAGAGTGCATCTCAGAGCGTAAAAAAGTGTCTCTCTCTAAAGGGTGAAAAGTGTCAAGAGGGGTCCCTCCTTGAGGGTAAAAAGAATCCCCTAAATTTTGAGAGTAAAAAGAATCCCCTAAATTTTGAGAGGCATCTcttatttatagaggttggaatGCTAGaaaaaaatcagcaaaaaaCGTATGGGAAAAATCCTAAATATAGGAGATTTGGACAAGAGTAAGCTGATTTTTCAAATCAGAACCAGTTTCATATTTTGATCATATATTTTAACTCAAAATTCGGATTAAGCTTAAATTTTGATAGCTGAACGGAAATTTGATtctctacaatattttcagaaaTAGCCTAGTCCTAATTTTGAGTTCTACTATGCCAAAAGTGTATCCGAACGTGAATCTGAAATCTGCTACTTGATTAGCACTTTTTTGGAAGTATTTTCCAACTCTAAGACTGTATTTGGACGAATTTCAGAATTATTTCCATGATAAACCTCATTCCAAAGTGCTAattatgacttttaaaataattattttgaatataattatcccaaaagcCCAATTATCCACAAGCTTTAAATATTATCagcttatttgttttaatcccatgcaacaaatctcactttaagaaaaatatttcaccaatcacataaattcatttaattaattttaatcattaaccaatcaaaattaatttcaattaatcacacgTGATCAGCTTCACCCCATACAATGCATGCAgaccatgcaaacttgatcatgcgatatctttcgatcgGATGGTTCGATTTGGAAACCAGACACACCGCGGcaaccgttagaatctcaagatcatttttatgatatgcaatgaataaattaatgcatgtaatgaaagaacaaattgatgcatgtaatgcgaGAACAAATTGATATATGTAATGCGAGAACAAATTAATGCATATgatgcaatcatgatttttggggtacatagATAGTCATTCATGTCATCTTTCTTGATCAAATCAttggtgcaaaattgagtgtctacactACCACTATTCatggtcacttcctcattaatacgGCCAAAGAAGTGGTTGTCTTGTATTTAGTGCGGAGTAGATAACTTCTACACCCTTCTTTCTTCATCCTTCTTGTATTCTGTGCCAAGtctgttttctttcttctttgatgtTTTAACTTTATGCGCCTCACATAACTGGTGTTCGTCCTTGAGGTCAAAGGTTCATCCTCGAAAATTACCTTAATCACCCATTTAACTTATTCGGGGGATCCTCGTCCCCACAATAACCCCCCAGAACCTCATTTTTGGTCCCTGACTTAGAAAAGCGAGGTTTTGGCTAACAAAATTCATTGGTAATAGCCCGCTTGCAAATAGATTCCCACGTGTGTGAGTCCTTTCAACTGATTATGACCCACTCTTAACGCTTCGAAATCCACAACTCCATAATAAATGCAACAGGTGGTGCATTGTTTCCCACGTTCTATGGTAAGATTATGGTTGAACGACTCTAGATTCGTCACCAGAAGGGGCGGGAAGGTTACTGCTCCTTTCTTACAACCTATATATAGAGATATGTGAGGTTCTTATCTCCATTACGACTCCCcagaagcaacaaaaaaaaacacacacacacacacacacacacaaaaacacaaacacaaacacactcCTCACACTTGATATTTCACCCGAGGAGTCCTTCTCCTGCTGCTAAAGTCACTCAATATGGCTCCTCCCAATTAGGACTCAATTTTCCCCAAGAATTATTTCTTGCACTCCCAACAACCTTTTGCAAGACCAAATTCCTGGGAATAAAAGCTCTAACCTTTACCTTTTTTTCGAACCCCTGTCTTAGCTTTTATTGATATTGCACCAACCTAACCGCAGCCACCTCCCTTCGTTCCTTAGCCAAATCAAGGCTATGAGCAAGGGATTGCTCATTGCCATTACCAAGGGGTTGGTCGGACCTCGGAGTCGAGAACCCTGTTTTTGTAGGAATAACTTCCTTTGCTCCATAGGTCATGGAAAAAGGGGTCTCGCCCATGGATTTTCTTAGTGTTATACGATAGGCCCATAGAACATGAGGTTGCTCATCCACCTATTTTCCCTTAGCATCTTCCATCTCTTTTTCAGACCGTCCAGTATAACCTTATTTGTGGCCTTAGCTTGATTATTACTTTAAGGATATGACGGAGTAAAGTACCTGTTTTTTATTCCTAATTCACACCAATATTTCTGAAAAGCCTTGCTATTGAACTAAAgtccattatctgaaatgaggATGCTCGAAACCCCAAATCTCATGACAATATTTCGCCATACAAACCTTTTTACATCTTGATCTCAGATGTTGGCTAGTAGTttagcttctacccatttagtgaaataatcagTAGCTACTAGGAGATACCTCCAATTCCCCGTGGCTCTAGGGAAAGGTCCTACAATGTCCAATCTCCACTaggcaaaaggccaagggctaccTAGTGGGTTTAGTAGTCCTCCTGGCTGGCGAATGTTAAGAGCatacctctgacactgatcacacttCTTAACATACTCTTGCGAGCATTTTTGCATGCTCGGCCACCAATACCTCTATGTCAAAGCTCTATGAGCAAATGACTTGCCCCCTATATGGCtaccacaaatcccttcatgtaattcttctaACAACATTTCAATGACCTCGGGATGAACAcacaacaagtatggtcctgagTATgagcgtttgtacaatttttggtcctcagAAAGCCGAAACCTTGGCGCTTTCCTACGAACCTTCTCCGCCTCAACCCGGTCCTCAGGTACAATTCCATCCTTCAATAATGCAACCAATGGAATTTGCCAGTCAGGGCCTACCCTTGTAAAATTAACTGTTACTGAAGGCAACTCATTATAAGCAGGCGTTATATAACTTTCAACGAGTACGATCCGAGGCAGATCCTCCCTACTAACCATGGCCAAAGTTACGAGTGAATCAACATGGGAATTCTTACCCTAAGGAACTTGCTCAAGCAAATGAAATTCTCTAGACAGTATCTTTACTCAGCCTAAATACCAAAGCATCCTCAGATACTTCGCTTCATACTCCCCCAAGATTTGTCCAACTACAAGTCTTGAATCACAATATGCTCTTACCGTCTTGCCACCAAGTTTTTGCACTGTATTCAGACCTACCAGCAAggcttcatactctgcttcatTATTTGTTGCTAAAAACCCGAGCCTAAATGACTTCTCCAAAGTAATATCGTCTGGTGAAACCATCACAATCCCTATTCTTGATCTCTTTTTGTTTGCTGCACCATCCACAAATAATTGCCAGGAATATTGAGTTACTACCGTTTCCACATGCGCAAACCCTTCAAGTCTTTCGCCCACCTCCGAGCTTCCCAGTTCCTCATCGAATTCTGCTACTAAATCTGCTAGAACTTGACCATTCACAACTGTTCCAGGCATGTATTTTACATTAAATGCTCTGAGCATGGCCCCCCATTTGGCCACCCTTCCTATATAATCTGATTTTTTGAGCAAGGCCTATAAGGGCAACTAAGttaaaacaaccacagtatacACCTAAAAGTAATAAGGCAGCTTCTTGGTGGCATGAATGATAACAAGAATTGCTTTCTCCAGGTGTAGGTACCTAACCTTGGTCTTTTGCAGggatttgctgacataatacATTGGTTTTTGAACTCCTCCATCCACACGTACCAAGACCAAACTTACAACATGCCGAGCTACAGCCACATAGGCATATAAAACGTCCTTCATTTCTGGTCTGGACAAGATAAGTGGATGAGccagatatgccttcaactccaCAAAGGCTCTATCACATTCTTCAAACCAAGTAAAATCCTTCCACTTATGCAATAGCTGAAAAAATGGTTTGCAGCATTCTGTAGACTTTGATATCAACCTATTCAGAGCTACCATCATTTCGGTTAGGCGCTGAACTTCCTTCCAGTTCCGAGGAGGATGCAAATCTTAAATGGCATTAATCTAGTCGGGGTTAACCTCAATCCCATGATGATTTATCATATATCCTAGAGACTTTCCTAATCCAACACCAAACAAACATTTTGAAGCACTCAAACGCAACTTGTGTTTCCTTAAGATTGCAAAAATATCACCGAGCTCTGACAAATTTTCGGTCTCTTCTTTagttttcaccaccatatcatcaatataaGCTTCCATGTTTCTTCCTAACCGACtctcaaacattctcgtcacCATTCTTTGATATGTTAACCCAGCATTTTTTAGTCTAAATGGCATTACTCTATAATGGAAGTTTCTCGTTGGAGTGAGGAAGGCAGTTTTCTCTTGGTCCGACAATGCCAAAGGAATCtagtggtaaccttggaaagcatctaGGAAGCTCATCCTCGGATGCCCAAATGTTGCATTTATCAATTGATCAATTCTGGGAATCGGAAATGGGTCTTTTAGATAGGCCTTGTTAAGGTCCGTGCAATCTACAAATACTTTCCACTTTCCCGACTTCTTTACCACCACCGTATTAGCCAACCACttagggtagaaaacttctttaattgcTCCAACTTGTTTAAGCTTATTGACCTCACCCCTAACAGCTTCGGTATGCTCTTTTAAGGACCGCCGAGGTATTTGTTTCTTCGGAGTAGCACTAGGGTTAccattcaaatgatggcaaataaATTCAAGATCAATTTTGGGTGCCTTATATGCATTACACGTAAAGACGTCAAGATTGTCCTTAAAAAATTCCACCAACTACACTTTATCCTTTGCTGGGAGTAGAGACCCAACATGAAAATATCGATCTACATCTTCCCCAATAGTGACCCTTTCCAAATCCTCACACGATATTGAACTGTCTGAGAAGACTAGGGACCCTAGCTGTGATTGCTATAACGTCGGGACTACTTCAAAAGATCTCAACTCAGCAATGTGGTGATTAACTAATGCCACCATGCATTGGCTTGTTGTTGACTGACATCCCACCAATTTAGCCACTCTTCTATTAGTGGGATACTTCACCTTGACATGCAACGCGGATGCAATTGCCCCCATAGCATGCAACCATGGTCTGGTCAAAATGGCAGTGTACAACGAAAAGACATCTACTACTATAAAATCCACGTTCACCGTCCTATCCCTAGTTAACACGAGCAATCGGATCCTCCTTCTTAGGATAGTGGAACTTCCATCGAACCCAATCAACGGAGTGTATACCGGTCTAGATCCTCAAGTTTGAGCCCCAAACCTTTAAACAAGGTCGGGTACAGTATATCAGCCCCACTACCTTggtcaatcatcaccctcttgaCATCATACCCCGATATCTGCACGGTCACCACCAAAGCATCGTCGTGTGGCTAAATGGTTCCCAAATTGTCATCCTTAGAAAATCCTATGATTGGTTGATCCGAGACTTTGCATCTTTTATTTAAGGTTTCTCCTTCAGGGCTTCCACTTGTATCGTCATCACCATTACCCATTTAGCTAGGTGAGGCTCCTTTCTCATGAttgcaaaaataacatttattgtcCCCAAAGGTGCCCAAGGGGTGCCACCATTGTGTGATCCTTTCCCAGGTCGGTCTGCCTAATACCCTGACTATTGcaaaaattgtttcaatttgCCTGCCTTTACCTATTGATCCAAAAAGGCCTGCAAGGTCCTACAATCCTCGGTCGTATGACCCCAATCTTGGTGATACTAACAATACaagttttgatttcttttagtAGGGTCTACCCCCATCTTgtttggccatttgaagtaaGGCTCGTGTTTGATTTTGTCTAGAAATTGATATATTGGTTCCTTAAACAACGAGTTCACCATTTGAGGAGCAGTAACCTCTGGAAAGTTTGATTGTAATATTCCCTCCTCGGCTAGGAAGAGGAAAACCGACCTCCTGAGTTATCCCTTTGATCATTGGTAGGAACCTTATTTTTACCTTGGAAGAACTTTGATTGTCCTCGACCCTTTTATGCTCTTCAATCCGGTTCATCAATTGGTGTACCTTCTGAAAGGGTTTCATGGTAAGTGATTTCCACAAATCGAAATTCATggggagacccaccttaaacGTCCACACAGCCAAATCCTCAAAatccccatcaatttcattataaagcTCCCAATAACGATCGAAGTAAGTCTTCAATgtttctccctctctcattgACATTGAAAGCAACAAATCCAAAGGTCTAGGAACTCGACTACAAGTTAGGAATCTTGCCTCAAAAGCCCTAATCAGCTCCTCAAAAGAATGTATCAATCCTTCCGCCAAACtatcaaaccacctcattgcCACCGATCCGAGGCTTGAGGGGAAGACCTTACACATCAAGGCCTTGTTCTTGGAATGAATAGCCATCATTTGGTTAAAGTGGCTGACATGTTCAACAAGGTCAGTCCTACCATTGTAAATGGTGAAAGTAGGCTAGTTGAAGTGACAAGGGAGCTCGGCCTGCTCAATATGTCGAGAAAAGGGAGAACGGGATATTTGAAGAAGGGCTTTACCCATGGTGTCATGACCTTGACCCCTCCTTGGTAGAGTAACTGGTTTCTTACAATAGTGTTTTTTTCCTGAGGTATGCCGGGAAGATAACGTAAATGATTCACTGGGTGGAGTCTTGCTCCTAGGCCTATAACTTCCATCACTGCCAGAACTCGAGTATTGGCCTAAAGAAGGAGTCCTATCATCTCTCCCACGCATCCTGCATTGAAGACATCTATGTAGCCGCTCTAACTTTCTCTCCAGATCATACACTTCATCATCTAGTGATTGACGGCTATCCTCCTGCTACCTCGTTCACCTTGAAGAAAAAGATGCCTCTTGAGTATGTGTATGAGCCTCATGATGATCTTTTCTCTGCTCCAAATTGACAAGCCGGTCCCTGCGTTGGGAGCCAACAAACTCTTGCGATCCGCTGCGCTGATGATTAGACATAACTATGAAGTCACACAAGGATATTCAAAGAATTCCCCACAAACGACGCCAATTATAACGACAAAAAAACAGTTAATCAACTTTTTGACTTTAAAGAAGACTGTACTATTTTTCTATCAAAATGAATTTGTTTAGAGATGGGAAGTCAAATCTGATTATGATATCCAAGGCGTGAACAAAGAAAGCCTACGTCATAGAACTGAATGAGAAAGAATGCTTCTTCTATTCCTTCACAGTTTAAgaactagttaaaaaaaaatactagtgtTAGTCCTCGGGTTTAGTCTGAGGTTCGGGTTACAAATTGACAAactcttttatctctctctctctttttccctcCCCCTACATCTagattagggatggcaatttatgTTTGACCCGCGGGTACCCGGCCCGGCCCAATAAAGAATAAGGTCGGGTTTGGgtttaaacaaaaaaacctaaagCGGGTCCGAGTCAGGTCTGGGTTTTGGGAAAAACCCagacccaacccgacccgattagcataaatataaaagtacaaaaaaaaacctacctacctacctatatatatatatatatatatatatatatatatatatatatatatatatatcacaaccCTAACCTAAAACTCATTTCTCCCTCAACTCAATCGCCTCCCTCACCTCATCTCACTTTCACAGCTATAGTAAAAAGCAAGCTGTCACCAAAAAGTTTGTTTCTTTGGGCTTGTTTCCCTTTTCAATTGGGGTTGAATTCGATTCCAACATTGCCCATTTTGCTCCTTTGAGTATTTTCGGTAATGTGGTCGCTTTGGAGGCTTTTGGAGGTTTGTCTGTTTTCTTTATGGCATGGGTGTGGCTGTGTATGCATTTGAAGGGATTGGAATGGTTTTACTGTTCGAGTCAAAGGAAAAAGACAAAGACAAGTTTGGGAAAGTTTTGGGGTAGTGTATGACTTTCATTTCTCTATTGTACGATGGATTTGGAGCTTTGGGTTACTTTGCTTTGGGTGATGAAATCAAAGACATTATCACAACCAATTTTGGTGAAGGATTGGTTAGCATTTTGTACAATTGGGCCTTTATATTTTTTCTGAATCTGGGGAAGATGTTGGAATGCATGCGAGACAAGGAGATAGATGCAAAGGAAATTGGGTcttgttttaattaattttgaagaaagtgttttagttttttttttttggttctttttttttttttggggttcattTTCTCTCCcagtagtttttgtttttgggtatttgtttaAGGATTCAATATGTAAAAATCAAAGTGAATGTTGTGTTAATGTAAAAATTTGTCCATAAATGATAAATggagttttttttcttctattttttgtgtttattttttatttattttttgtctaagAA
This genomic stretch from Castanea sativa cultivar Marrone di Chiusa Pesio chromosome 1, ASM4071231v1 harbors:
- the LOC142634446 gene encoding uncharacterized protein LOC142634446, producing the protein MEAYIDDMVVKTKEETENLSELGDIFAILRKHKLRLSASKCLFGVGLGKSLGYMINHHGIELLHKWKDFTWFEECDRAFVELKAYLAHPLILSRPEMKDVLYAYVAVARHVVSLVLVRVDGGVQKPMYYVSKSLQKTKALLKKSDYIGRVAKWGAMLRAFNVKYMPGTVVNGQVLADLVAEFDEELGSSEVGERLEGFAHVETVVTQYSWQLFVDGAANKKRSRIGIVMVSPDDITLEKSFRLGFLATNNEAEYEALLVGLNTVQKLGGKTVRAYCDSRLVVGQILGEYEAKYLRMLCREDLPRIVLVESYITPAYNELPSVTVNFTRVGPDWQIPLVALLKDGIVPEDRVEAEKVRRKAPRFRLSEDQKLYKRSYSGPYLLCVHPEVIEMLLEELHEGICGSHIGGKSFAHRALT